The Daphnia pulex isolate KAP4 chromosome 7, ASM2113471v1 genome includes the window TGGTGAATGTGTAAACTGTTCAGCCACTTCCAGCCgaaagttcttttattttgcattGGCGACAAAGAGAAATCCATTTCGGCAGCTCGATCATCCTTCTGCCTCGTGAAAATAAACATAAAGACTAAGAAAACTATCCGCCaacacaaattaaaagaagaaaaacaatttatagCTATCgcatgtaaaagaaaaatgaatgagTATTGTCACGTATTGACGAATCGTCAACATGTGACAACTTATTTCCCAAAATCAGTTCATTCTCGATGATCCTGTCTCGAAATACACGCAAAAACAAAACGCACTCGTGATGATACCTGTAAACACATCATCATGTGATCTAGCGCGTTTTAGAGCCACAATAACAACATTTAAACAAGCCGAAAGCGGATATTCCCAGTTCTTTCCGATTATTCAGCATGTAGTTCTTcgatgtatttattttatttagtgCGTGAGTATGGGTGCAAGTTAGAatatcataaaaagaaaaactaactttctctttttatttccttcagtTTTATTCTGAATTGTGTAAAAGTTTTACTTCTGTAACGGAATAGCGATCAATGGCGATTTGATGTTTAACAAAATCTTTCTGTTGCAATAATAAGTAAGTCTAGGCTAATTtcgaaataacaaattaaatgaacttgaaatttattttattgaattcgaTCGTCACACATAAATTCAGACAATATAACGTTTCTTGGCGACATATGGATCATAATTGGTATAGCTTTCCCGAACGTTTAGTATCGGGTGACCAAGTCCTCGTAACGGGGGGGATTTTCATCTTCTGGTGGCAGATTCGGGTAAATGGTTGCTGATCCTGTTGCCGCAAGAGGTTCGTCCAACGAAGTTGTGGCGGGTTCTGGTGTCAGGTTGGTAGGAATTTGACCAGTTTGTGGTGGGATGGGGTCATTCCAATGACGTGGAAGTGTTGGATCTTCAATTCCACTCTGCCTCCAATAGTATTCCCCCAGTAGCCAAAAGCCAGCAACAATAGCGCTCTTGATGTAGCCGGAAACGAAATCAATGTTGACACTTGCATCGTTGCAGTTGATAATCAAGCAAGCACTGGCCAAGGTAACCGCTACATTGATGACTAATACCACCAGGCCCCAGACAATCGATGCAACGCGGAACTCCATCTGTGTGTTTGATACCGCCAAGAGCACGAAGTGTGCCATCTTGACGAATGTTATTACCATCAGGTAAGCTTGTATTGCTGCTAATTTGGGCAGCGAATCGGATAGGGCCGGCATCCACATTCCAGCAGGTGTTGTACACTTCACCCGAACAATACTGTCGGGACTGCAAAACAGATCGAGTGGTTGGCAGGCGGCCAAGAAGTTCGGAGCCAATCTTTCGGAATAATAACGATTGTTACTCCACATCCAGACGAGAACGAGTCCAGTCAATAATGTTGCGATCCAAAGTAGAGGGCGATAGCAAAACTTGAGAAaagtcgtccttttttttattttgccccATTCGTTGAGGAAATCAATGCTGGCAAAGTTTACAGAAGACCAAATGAGTCCAAAGAAGAGGCATAATTGTTTACATTCTATCCTTTCCGGTGATGCCATCGGGTGGTTTATGTAAATTTTGTCGTTGCAGATTATTTGAACCGTGTCTGATTGATGGTCAGGTTTCTTGAAAACGAAGAGCAAACACGTCCACACAATCAACAGAATCAGGAATACGATCGAATCTCTTTTGGACGACAAGAATCTGATCGATTTTGAAGTGgccattttcactttttcgaaGTTTGCCATTGTGAAATTGGGTTTTTAGTTTGTTGAATATCCGCTTGGTCTAGTCTATATATGCACTTGTATATGCACTCCGTTAACCGAAACTTCACCAGCAGTTGTTAAACTGGCCATTTATTGTAGATTTGGGGAAAATTAActtgacaaaattatttttaaatttcgtttttcgttaatttacaatttaacaaataatgtacaaaagaaattaatacCTTGCGACAATTACTTAATTGGTTATTTGCATCGTCAAAACTCAAAAGTGACACTTGGCTTAAATTTGTGCCAGCGTAGCAATCtgtcgatttttttaaagaggatAAAATGTTATGGTTGTCGCAATTActacaagaaaaattaatggccATCACGTGTTGATGAATCGTCAACATAGCATGTGACAACCGATTTTCGAAAATCAGTTCATTCTCGATTATCCTGTCTGAAACTCCCGCAATACACGCAAAAACAAAGGAGTGGTGATAGCTTTAATCACATCATGTGATCTTTTTTGACGTATAAATCAATGAGCAAATATTCCCAGCTCTTTCCGAAAATATAGCTTTTAGTGGATGTATATgtatctatttatttttttaaatgtatactTCATTGCAAAAGTTAGCATTCGAATTAAAGGTAGCCTATACATTACATCTAACTTTATCTTTCCTTtcacttaattttaaaagtttgaaaatacAAGTGCCTTTTTCATGGCATATTTCTGTTGTCCTACTGACGGGAAATTGTAGCAATAAGGGAATAGactcaaaaaatgtttttcttgaataatCGCGTATAAGGTCGtcgaattagaaaaataaaaaatatatattttgcTGAATTCcggcaataattttttgttctacTAAGAATATTAGCACTCTTAATTTAGCTATTTAGCACACTATAGAGAAATACATGGCATCGAATCGAAGTTTTCTTGGATCTTTAGTATTTTTccgcattaaaaaaaaaattaaatcaaccaAACGCATATGTATGGTGGGGAAATAATTTATTGCCCCATTTTCATAGGAAGGTGTGTACGTTTTGAAAATTCGCAGAAATATAATAGGCACGTGAAACAGCATAGGCAAGCAAAATGTAGGTGGACAGCGGCAATATCATCAGGATGATTACACGAGCTCGGAATTCAACCAATCAGCAAAACTTCGGACGTTTACGTAGACACCGGGTAGACTTTGTTCGGCACATCCAATTCCCCAAGCGACGAGTCCAACGAGCTCAGCTCTTCCGTTCACCTCGCAGACCAAAGGTGAGCCGCCATCGCCCTAAACACAATAAAATCACGTAAGAAGGCTGTCGATATTTTATCGTTCAAAGTATCAATTATAATTACCGTGCAAGCGTCTTTTCCTTGTTCACCACCAGCACACACGAAACTTGATCGGCTTAGCTGGAAATGAGGACCAAGGCGAGTTCTTCGGAGACGCTGTTCGCAATCGTTGGCATCCAAAACTGGGACATCAACTTTCTTCAAGATATATTGGAAATTTCCTAATCAAATAACcagaacatttaaaaaatttgaactttaactgaattttaaaactcaaaaaatttacctGGTGGTCCAAATGCGTCTTTGCCCCATCCGGTCACCCAACATCTGttagttattaaaaaatatcaaaattaaaatccatttttatcGAAGTCAGTTATCTTCAATAACTCTTCGTTACATACCTTCTGCCAACATAGTTGGCTTGGAAATTTGATGGGCAAACTGGGTTGATGTGAGGTGTTGAGGCCAAATTGACTGGCTGCTCTAAAGTCAAAACAGCGATGTCGTTCTGCAGGTTGGCACGGTTGAAAAATGGATTCACTTTGACGCGGGTTACGCCCAATTCGACGTATTTCAGAGGCTCGACATTAGCTTTAGCGTCCCATTCTCCTAGCCTAACCTTCAGGCCAGTTCCAGCACTataaattttagaaaagaaaagagtcagtcagaatTTTAGCAtatcaaattttaatcaaaattctTACCCAAAGTTAGCGACTTTGTGGGCGGCTGTAACAACGTGTCGAGGGCTGACCAACACACCACCTCCGACATAGTTGTTGTTTGGACCTAAAATAACAACCATCCTACAgggaaaataaacaattaatcaacattttctttataacaTCATACTCCTTTGTAATTGAAGGAATGCTTTCTCACCATGGGAATTCGCCAAATTTAgcctaaagagaaaaatagttatagttttcaaatttctgatAAATCATTACTGATCAGTTATTACCTGAGTAGTGTCTAAATTGTATCCAGGAGTAGGGATAATATTTGATCGTCCGCAACTTCCTTGCACTGGGGCAGCAGGTGGAGCAACAGGGAATGGATTATTTGCGACGCAGCAATATTGGAATGAATTCTGGCAACGAACTCCAGCTGGCTAAAAATTGAACAGATTCTTACAATAACCGTTTTTATTCCTCTGTCTAGAATTTAATATTCTCGCTTACCTTATTGACGATGCGCACGTCGATGAGGCCGGCACCGTCCGTATTGACAGGTGGGATATTGTTAGGGGGAGGTTGCGAATGTCCAGGTATGGGTGGGGGAGGGAGTGGTCCGGAGCCAGGTGGTGGAAGAGGAATATTTCCCGGTGCAGGATTGGCGCATTTCCCTACAGGAACGCACAAGCACTGACCAGACTGTTTTCCAGAAACATCTTCTTCGGGAATGTAAGGATTGGGTTTTAGAGCTGGATCTTTCTTCTGTTCACCAATAGGAGCTGAACCGGGGACAGCTTCTAgatctacaaataaaaacatattaaATTAGGCTTATAGAATTCGTACTATCTCATAAAcgaaaaatgggaaatcaaattattaatttactgAGATAGCCGGCGAGAAGACCTAGACGAGTGTGGACCAACTCATCGTCAGTACCCAACGCATCTACAGACGTGTTGGGTAAATCTACAGGAACTGGCTCTTCCTC containing:
- the LOC124197464 gene encoding phenoloxidase-activating factor 2-like; protein product: MKVSAALVFVVFVSSVVAKPQISFGEEEEPVPVDLPNTSVDALGTDDELVHTRLGLLAGYLNLEAVPGSAPIGEQKKDPALKPNPYIPEEDVSGKQSGQCLCVPVGKCANPAPGNIPLPPPGSGPLPPPPIPGHSQPPPNNIPPVNTDGAGLIDVRIVNKPAGVRCQNSFQYCCVANNPFPVAPPAAPVQGSCGRSNIIPTPGYNLDTTQAKFGEFPWMVVILGPNNNYVGGGVLVSPRHVVTAAHKVANFGAGTGLKVRLGEWDAKANVEPLKYVELGVTRVKVNPFFNRANLQNDIAVLTLEQPVNLASTPHINPVCPSNFQANYVGRRCWVTGWGKDAFGPPGNFQYILKKVDVPVLDANDCEQRLRRTRLGPHFQLSRSSFVCAGGEQGKDACTGDGGSPLVCEVNGRAELVGLVAWGIGCAEQSLPGVYVNVRSFADWLNSELV